The genomic interval TTCACGAAGGgacaaatggaaattaaattttatctgtgACGTAAACAGTGTAATAACCATCACGTAGAAAACAGACCGAGCTGCCTTTTACTTGGGAACACTTCTAACTTGTGTAGTTTCTGGTGAGCTTTCCCCCTAGCTGAGTCTAGGTATCTTCTctttttatcaatttaaaaaatgtgtcagtCCCGGAACAAGGTGAAAGTTAACATGTGAAGTTCTCTTCCCCAGGAATTGACtcccaaaacatttttctttttttttttttttttttctaaaagtgcTCGGTAGTGGCGTCGTCACTGGATCGGAGAGCCTTGGAAGCTTTGCACTACAAGATCTGCAAGGAAggttttttcttctcccctccctccttccccatccgAAGACCCCTCCCCCATCTCGAGGGAAAATCCTCAATGAAGCGAACCCGGTGGACCGCGGCTGAGCGGTCAGCATCCCCTTTTCGCCCTCATCTGCAGGAACGAGTGTCtgagatgaagaaatagagaaatttgaAGACGAAAAGGGGTGTGGGCGGGGGCTAGGGAAGGCGGCGCGCTCGAGGAGGGTCGTCGCAGCACTCCCTTGGAACCACAGATGTTTTCCTCCTGGCCCTGGGGCGCGGCGCCCCAGCCCCGGGCGTTGCGGCGTTTGTGTGTCCGGGTTTCCGAGGAAGGGATTACGCAGCGGGAGCCGCCGCGGCAACGCGGGCGTTGGGGCCGCGGGAGCGGTAAAGCGACGCCTGGCCTTCTTTGTTGACTTTTAGGTCTCGGGCTCGACAGAAGATTTATTCGCTAGGAGGGGAAAATGCCCAAACAATACAGAACTAACTGCACTTGTCACCCCGAGATGCCTGTGGTCCTGCTCTGTTCCTCTTCCCCGGCAACCGCCCGCCCGGGCCCCCGTGGGCGTCCTTCCTAACGCGCCGGGCGCAGGTCGCCCAGATGCGGCCGGACGCGCTCAAGGTGTCCGGAGGTGCTTTACTGCTCAGAGGTGGCAGAAAAGCGCGCGAGAAGCCCACGAAACCAGGTCCCCGCGACCCACCATGCTAGCTTTTCAGGCAGGTTTCCAAAGTGGCCTCTGCCAGCAACTTGCGGCGCCTCGCCCCCTGCAAGCCCAGAAAAAGTCTCTGCCAAGTAAGACAGAACTAGCTGAGGCCCACTTAAGCCTAATTGGTGGAGGCAAGACACTGAAATTGCTAATATGTTAGAGAGGGAAGGGAACATCACCGAGGGGAACGCGAAAGTTAGACGATATAGACTCAGTGGGGCTGGTAAAATTCCTCGGCCCAAACTCACGGCCTTATGTTACATTTGGAATTCGAATTTGCCAACGCGTTTGTTTACCCTGTATAGAAACATAAATAACTATTgagactgaaagctttttcctctctttgggaTTTTAATGTCTTTCCAAAAAGCCtccaaattagattttaaaattattcaaacaagttatttccctctcctcctttcatTAGCTGAAGGTGGGGGGgatttctggatttttctcaaGTGCTACATGCCACCCCTTCTCTCATCTGGGGAGGCAATTACGCGATAATTAAGGGACTCACACAGCTCTTTTTATCTTGTCCGCAGTGTGGAGTGGGGCGATCAAAGTAAAGGCTGGCCAAGTTCAAGCCCCGGCGAGGATGGAGTTCATACACAAGGGCTCAGGCAGGCTAGCCTCTGCTTGGACTGGTGTTGTTATTGTTGATGTCAATCCGAACAAGACTTACAAAGAAATAGGTGGACTGGAAAGTGAGCCTACTATCAAAGGAGATTAATGATTTTGTGATCTCAAGCAACTGTAGGGGTGTGAAGTTGCATTTAAAAGCTTCTTAGAAGGCAAACAAATCATCAGCTTTAAGTTCTCAGGAATGGTATTtttagaaacaatatttttaaaagtatcttcaCAAGATACAAAATAGCAGCTACCCTGAAATGTCCTGGTGGCACAAAGCTTCCCCTGCAGGAGTAATTTAACTAGATTCCTTGGCCCCTTCCAAAGCTACCAGGATGgttaagttttgtttcttttttaatggggggggggggggttcaggATTCTCTGTTGTAGACAACTTAATTTTATCAGCCACATCTGATATTTTATTCTCACTAGAATACTTCTCAGATAAAGGAAAATTAGGCATTAGGGAAGGGGAAATGTAGTTATATTAATGAATTTGATTTCATTGTGGACAGActcaaaggaaacagagaagactTAAGctcatgttaaaaaattaaacactacTGGGAGGGAATAATTAGTCTTAAAAATCTCAATTCTTAGTATATTAGATCAATTTATCTACCCACTTTTATTGgatttctttggcttctttttaCTAGCTTCCTGGTcgtttaataaacaaaacaattttgtTATAGATCATTTTCCTTTCCGTCATTTATATTCGGTGCTGGACTTTGGAAAATATCATTTTCAGAAtacttactttggatttaattgaggaaagtaacaaatatttttgtgttaacatttgatttatttaaagtcCTTAACTGCAAATGATCAAGAACATATTCCACggcttaaaattttcattttcgttatttaaatcaaaatattttaattacaatcACAttgataaaattaacatttttaatttgtaattttaaccATCATTTAAAGCAATTtcaactataaagaaaaaaaaaggaataaaccatGCAATAAATTAACAttgagaaagcaaagaagaataaTGAAACCCGTCTGGCTATACTAACACCATGTCCAACTGTGAAAAGTGCATTAACACTGAATGAAACAAGCACACAATGGCAATAATTAAAATGGCCACAATCATTTAGATTTTGGAATTTCGGACCAAATTTTGAAATACCACTCCCTATAACTTATCTCTCCTCCAACATTgtaatattccttttttcctggaaaaatattatttaaatggtaCGGATACATAAAAGCTAATTTTATACATGTTATGTGACCTCAGAATGACATGACAATGGCACTCTGCAAAGCAAGGAGCAGAGTTACTGAAGATGGCAATTCTTCTCAGGGTTGGCTATATGTGGGTGGAGAAGACAAGGGAGGAGGGTGTCTTTGTAACTTCTTGGTCAGGCAACTCTTGAAAATGTCCCATGTATATCACTAACCTATTATTTCTACGTGTTATGCAAATATATGGAGGATGTCTACATAGTTGAGCATGTGCATAAATAAGTTcgtacataatatatatgtatttcattttaagacATCTGCTATCTGAATGTATCAGAAATGGAAGCTGAATAACAAATGGCTCTGATGTTTATAATCAGTTTATGTTTTGCTGCATAACAGCAGTGTTGTCCTTCAAATACTTTTAATAGCCCCTAGTGTCAACTTGTTTCTTCACCCTTTCAGTTCTTATGGTTAAGAGTATTGCCATAGACCTGTAAACTTGTGGAGGGTCAGGTGATGGGGGGGAGCacaaacaaatattttacaagtctgaccatctttctttctttttctttctttaaataaacccTGCACAGACTAGAACGTGtctggagggaaagagggaagacagGGAAAGGAATAAGGAAGTAGgaggattttatatatacatttgtagATTGTTAAactttgcaggaaaaaaattttgttgGTTTGGGATTGGTTTTCTCTGTAATAATATACACAAGGCATTTCAAATACAATAACAAAGTAACAGTCCTTTGCACTGGGGAAAAgattgtgcacacacacaaaaaatgaaataaaaatagctggGATTTTATTATGCTGTTGTCGGCTTGGTATGTGTGGTTTTGTTTgctgttgatttttctctttccctctgtctgtctgtctgtctctctctatctctctctcttgctaccAGCATGGCCATGCCAGACAAACCCCCAGTCCCAGGGAGCTAGGAAGTGTTTAGGACGGGTCTGGAATACACACCTTGGTAGTAGGCCGGCTCCAGGGCTGAGGGCTCGATGGGGCTCCTGGTGGCCACCGACGCGCTGCCGAGGGGCAGGCTGGCGGGCAATGCAGCACCATAGGGCGAGTACTGTAGTGCTTGCTCATATGCCTTGAAGTCCAGCTTGTGCTGCTGCTCCGAGGAGGACATGAGGTTGTTGATGGAGAAAGGGTGGTTGAAAGAGTAATGGGGGTCCCCTTTCAGGTGCAGCTGGGACTCGTGGGGAGCCAGGCCGTGCGCCgggtgggaggggggcacagATACCAGCGCCCCGGGCCCCGAGCTGATCGGGGGCGCAGCCGAGGAGGATGGCGTCTTCAACTCCGAGGCGCCCCCTGTCGCCGTCGCCCCGCTGTGGTCCAGAGTCTGGGGGCTGGCAGCCGGCCCGGGGGCCGGCGCGCCCTCTAGCTGGCCTGCCTTCCCGTGCACGCCCCGATGAAGGGGCGAGTTGGCACTGGGGTTGGCGGCGCTCGAGGGGTCCTTGCGGCTCTCAGGACCGCCCTtggcgccgccgccgccacccccGCTCCCGCtgccgcccccggcccccggctgCTTCTCACACTTGAAGCGCTTCTGGCGGCGCAAGTAACAACCGTTCTCAAACATGTTGCCGGAGTCCGGGTGCAGCGTCCAGTAGGAGCCCTTGCCCGGCTTGTCCGGGGAGCGCGCCACTTTGACGAAGCAGTCGTTGAAGGAGAGCGAGTGCCGGATGGAGTTCTGCCAGCGCTGCTGATTCTGCCGGTAATAGGGGAAGAGGTCCATGATCCACTGGTAGATCTCGCTTAGCGTGAGCATCTTGCTGGGCGCCTGCTGGATGGCCATGGTGATGAGCGAGATGTAGGAATAGGGCGGCTTAGCGTGCGGGTAGCTGCGCTTGAAAGTCTTGGCGTCGCCGCCGCCCCCCGCGCGGCTGCGGCCTAGGTTGGACGGCGCGTACGCCATGGGGCTCATGCACGGGTTCATGGCAGCCGCGTAGGGTCCCAGGCCGTTCATGGAGGCCGCAGGCTGCGCGCCCATGGCGCCCATGCCTCCCGGGCTCAGCGTCGTTCCCATGGCCGTCACGCCCGCCGCCGTCATGCTGTTCATGGCGCCCGCGGAGCCGCCCGGCATGCCAGCCACGGCGCCCGGACTCAGGCCGGCGCCCAGGCCCGGGTTTGCGTAGGACATGTTGAACGAAGCTGGGGTCATGTTGCCGCTCGTGGTCATGGTGTTCATGGTCATGTAGGTGTTCATGGAGTTCATAGAGCCCAGGCCCGAGTTCATGTTGCTGACGGGGACGGAGGAGTAGGCCTGGAGCGGAGACAGCGAGGAAAGAGGCCCCGGAGGGCGGGGTTAGTAGTGGGAGCGGGCGGCCTACCGCCGGGGGCAAAGCCGGAGACGTGCGGGGAGCATTTCTGCAAAGCGcaggaccccccaccccgggcaaaCCGTCAGGCGCCCTCCCCAGAAAGAGTAAAGAAATGTCTTGCACAGCAGGGAAAAACTCTTATCGCGGCAGGCCTGAAAGACAAGCGCTCACAGAAAATATGTCCCCAGGAAGATGTGTAATCGCCTTACATGCCAGGCTCAGGGGCCGACTTCTAGGGCCCCTCCATCGCCTTCTGCCTCCACGCCAGTTGGTATTCCAGTCTCCACCCCAGACTACCCTCAGCAAAGTCATTTTAGTTAAAGGAGTTAAACTCCGAAAATAGAATTATTCTCTGACTTTGCTTATTCACCCCACCTTACGGGGTGCGGTGGTGTAGTCCCCCGGGGCGGGCAACAGAACACTAGCTCTGTGCCTAGCTCACCTAAGCCTGCCAGGCCGGGCTGACCACATAGTAGCCTCGGCTATGCAGGGTGGCTGTTAATTAAACTTTTCCTGATAGAACTAATCATTCGTGGCCACATGACCATCCGTTTCTCAACAACTGGCTTTACCGCCTTAGTTTTCCCCCAAATGGTGACTTTTCGTTATTATGTTTGGAACGAGTGTTTTCCATCTACTTGTAGTAACTGTAATATTAAAAGCAACAGAAACTCAGAAGTTTAGTAAGTCttggaaaaaaaccctaaaaatagaTCTACAAGAGGGGGAGTAGGAGGGAGTGCATAATAATATCAATGCACTACACTTAACTTTAACTTGACTTTACATGTACATCTCTTTAAACCATTCAGGAAGTTGCACTTAATTTCGTTATTATTTCCAGCCCcataacatttgaaaattttggTGACCCAATTTGTCAAAATGatctattttgttttcccataCTGATATGTTGCCATGATTATTTCAAAGCTTTGCTTTAAAATCCccctttaaattttcaaaatcaaagtCTACTTATTTTCTCCCAATGCTATTTGTTTCCCAATTCTCAGCTTCAACCTGTAAGAAAGTTCTTTCTATAGGGGACTTCATTAACTAGTGGGTTGAGATGTCTGCATCCGAATTAAGCCTGAGGAAGAGTTCTGAGCTCACTTTTAAATTATCAGAAGAAAACCCTTATCAATAGCAATTTGGGAATGCCATATGCATGTTAAAAACATAgagtctggaaaaataaaaacgttTCTGATAGTTTAACAAAAATAATGTCTGATTATTTTCAGCAGTAGGTacaatttcatttgaaaaattaaaaggtgTACAAATTTAACTAGGCACACTCTGCTATGGTATGCAAATAAATTCAAGCTAAGTttgtgaatatataaatacataaatctaaagAAATTAATTACCATCCAAATATTTCCAGattctatatttttctgttcatgtcttaaagtatttctttctttctctctccccccgctTTTTTTTGTCGTCCTCTCTCCAAGAATATAGATAATTGTTTTTAGTAATGGTGAACTTTTGGAGGCTAATTGCCAGCTGTTTCAAGAGAAATACTTTTAGTAGGTGGTGGTCCCGCCTGTACCTGGTTTTCCTCACAATCCCTTTGTGCACATTGTAAAATAAACCACACGAACGTGCCACCAAGGGGACAATGAAGAGAAACAGGTTCTCTGTTCGGGGTGCTGGAGGAAAAGTCAGTTCGCACCAGCGCCACCCAGCGGTTTTAGAGTAAAATGAGCCGACTTCTCCCCAAACAGGgcttttaaagaagttttctaAAATTTCGGAATCGATTCATTATTAAGACGCTCAACTCAACGGCAGCGCGCTTTCATCTGAAGACATCTGCGAATTCATCCGTGGGAGGAAGAGGCCGCCCTGCTGGAGAACTCTGCCTTTACCCTAGAGTTACCTCCAACTCTTGCCGGCGCCCGCCCGCCAACCCGCGGCACCCCGGGCCTGGTTCCGTCTCCCGCTCTCCGCAGAGAAGAGGCAAGCGCTTTCCAGAGCGGGTGCCTTCAAAGGCCAGAGTTTCCTAAAACCCTCTGGCCCTCTCCAAGCGCCGAACGCCGGGACCCAGCCTCCCCCGCGGGGCAGCGGATCCGTCTCCAAGGCCCGGCCAAGGCCTGTCCGGGAAAACCTCGGGTGGACCCGCAGCGATGGCACCGAGGAGGCGCCCCCAGCCCGCCAGCCGCCCACCCGGCCGGGCGCCCGCCTCTCCAGGCCTTCCCCGGCAGGGGCTCCGGGAGGGTCCCGCCTGCTGCCCACTTCTCACCTCCTGTGTGTCCGCGTAGTAGCTGTTCCAGTCGCTGCTCTCATGCCCTTCCATCTTCACAGTCCCTAACATCCTGGAGCAACCCTGCCCGATGCAACCATCCAGCCCTGTGCTAAGCGACGGGCGGCCGCGCGGCgcagggctggggggcggggagccgaGCAGCTGCAGTCACCCGAGCGCCCGCGCCAGCCCAACACCACCCTAGCGAGGAGGAAGCCAGGCGCTGCGGGGCGCGGCGTGCGCGGCGGAGGcggcgcggcgggcgggggcAGGCGGCGGCCGCGGAGCGCGGCGCCCGGGAGCGCCTCCGCGGGAAGTGAGCTGGCGGCCTCTGCGAGACGAGTGCAGTTGAGCTGATGTGGATCTTACGTCGCTCGAGTGCCCACCTCCTCGTCCTCTCCCCATTTGTCGGCCGCACAAAGACGCTCGCACCTACAAAGCCCGAGGTGCACCTGCGAGGCGGCCGCCCGCCAGTCCAGCCGCCGCGCCTCCCGCCCAGCCGCGCTGCCGCCGCGCGCCCCCTGCGCCCCCTCCCGCCGAGCCCCCTCCCTCAAACCCGGCCCTCACTTTGTTTGCAAAGCAGCGTAATTGGTTTAAGCCCGGAgcctgggggaagagggaaatgggATGGGGGGGGGGTAACCCctttggaagaggaaaaaaagaaaaataggcgGGGCCGGGCAAGCTAACGAGAGTTCTGGATAGGAACGGCTCAGCCGGAGAAGGGCTGGGGGCGGTGGCGTTGGATGCCGGCTCGCGGGGCCGTGCCAGCTAAATAACTCCAGAGTCCCTTCCCAGGGGGACCCACCGTCTTCCGGGGGCCGCCGGCCGCAGTCCCatcccctgcctctcctgctcttctGCCCGCTTCCAGCTCCCACAGTACTATTACTGACCCAAAGTTCAACCCCGGGAGACTGAAGAATACAGATGATCCCCCTCCCCCGACTTA from Mustela erminea isolate mMusErm1 chromosome 5, mMusErm1.Pri, whole genome shotgun sequence carries:
- the FOXA1 gene encoding hepatocyte nuclear factor 3-alpha isoform X1, which encodes MLGTVKMEGHESSDWNSYYADTQEAYSSVPVSNMNSGLGSMNSMNTYMTMNTMTTSGNMTPASFNMSYANPGLGAGLSPGAVAGMPGGSAGAMNSMTAAGVTAMGTTLSPGGMGAMGAQPAASMNGLGPYAAAMNPCMSPMAYAPSNLGRSRAGGGGDAKTFKRSYPHAKPPYSYISLITMAIQQAPSKMLTLSEIYQWIMDLFPYYRQNQQRWQNSIRHSLSFNDCFVKVARSPDKPGKGSYWTLHPDSGNMFENGCYLRRQKRFKCEKQPGAGGGSGSGGGGGGAKGGPESRKDPSSAANPSANSPLHRGVHGKAGQLEGAPAPGPAASPQTLDHSGATATGGASELKTPSSSAAPPISSGPGALVSVPPSHPAHGLAPHESQLHLKGDPHYSFNHPFSINNLMSSSEQQHKLDFKAYEQALQYSPYGAALPASLPLGSASVATRSPIEPSALEPAYYQGVYSRPVLNTS
- the FOXA1 gene encoding hepatocyte nuclear factor 3-alpha isoform X2, with the translated sequence MNSGLGSMNSMNTYMTMNTMTTSGNMTPASFNMSYANPGLGAGLSPGAVAGMPGGSAGAMNSMTAAGVTAMGTTLSPGGMGAMGAQPAASMNGLGPYAAAMNPCMSPMAYAPSNLGRSRAGGGGDAKTFKRSYPHAKPPYSYISLITMAIQQAPSKMLTLSEIYQWIMDLFPYYRQNQQRWQNSIRHSLSFNDCFVKVARSPDKPGKGSYWTLHPDSGNMFENGCYLRRQKRFKCEKQPGAGGGSGSGGGGGGAKGGPESRKDPSSAANPSANSPLHRGVHGKAGQLEGAPAPGPAASPQTLDHSGATATGGASELKTPSSSAAPPISSGPGALVSVPPSHPAHGLAPHESQLHLKGDPHYSFNHPFSINNLMSSSEQQHKLDFKAYEQALQYSPYGAALPASLPLGSASVATRSPIEPSALEPAYYQGVYSRPVLNTS